In one Watersipora subatra chromosome 6, tzWatSuba1.1, whole genome shotgun sequence genomic region, the following are encoded:
- the LOC137398199 gene encoding uncharacterized protein produces the protein MSDNGTTLTSKEFQEWRKNQGVIHLTGAPYHLATNGAAERLIQSFNQALKKSDLSSMGTPCYALYCLPKRDTQPKLVEAVAIKVFGSRTVNVRILLRGPIWKRHLEQLCPRHASPENAESPAEISNTPSSLPKSQPLPAATDCTKAENMKSKIS, from the exons ATGTCTGATAATGGAACTACACTCACTTCCAAGGAATTTCAAGAATGGCGCAAGAACCAGGGAGTCATTCACCTGACAGGAGCACCATACCATCTAGCCACCAATGGAGCTGCAGAAAGACTAATTCAATCATTCAACCAAGCACTCAAAAAGTCTGATCTCTCCTCCA TGGGAACACCGTGCTATGCTTTATACTGCTTACCCAAAAGAGATACACAGCCTAAATTAGTGGAAGCTGTTGCTATCAAAGTATTTGGCAGCAGAACAGTCAATGTTAGAATACTACTCAGAGGACCAATCTGGAAGAGACATCTGGAACAGCTTTGTCCTAGACATGCTTCACCAGAAAATGCCGAATCACCTGCCGAAATATCAAACACTCCAAGCAGTCTTCCAAAATCACAACCATTGCCTGCAGCTACAGACTGTACTAAAGCCGAAAATATGAAATCCAAGATTAGTTGA
- the LOC137398661 gene encoding tetratricopeptide repeat protein 28-like: MCLQFDAVHCWKVFSTMREKGLLSHDNHDYLNILLASSIYIRTSAYLKLKAQAEFIHVADEQTVAQNETYIAPPQLILTMGCLLAPIKQSVKASVSEAADSFECLGNTAISSICAEVSVTKNDHWVKSEVLYFMGKYSEAKEELGNAIGKSLESSGLDFFFNKVKEHAASMPDGESFVRKNTELCAYVLYYTGNYCRALQYFMHLIDSNQASTELFRFLAAHCYKEIGNWKDAKKMLPKDKEDITALADYRDISTAYFNIGQTYLSLGEHSSALEFLTMALNKQKSVHGETATHSDIARSYLGIGNAHHFMGDYKTELEYYTKSLDMWKAVYGETATHSGIATSYHNVGIAYQSLGNYREALKYYTKSLDMKKAVYGETALHSDIACSYTGLGNVNQYLGNYKKALEYYTKSLDMWKAVYGETATHSHIASSYLGIGNANHSLGHSGKALEYYTKSLDMWKAVHGETVTHYNIAYSYSSIGTVYHSLGFYGVALEYYTKSLDMMKAVHGETATHSDIAGSYYNTGNAYFYLSDYTTALKYYTKSLDMRKAVYGETATHADIADSYNCIGKVNNSLGDYRAALKYYTKSLEMMKAVYGETATHSDIAHSYNNVGNAYHSLGEYSSALDFYTKSLDMMKIVYRENSAHSYIQQVKRDIESLPQNI; this comes from the exons atgTGTTTGCAGTTTGATGCCGTGCATTGCTGGAAAGTTTTCTCAACTATGAGAGAAAAGGGCCTGTTGTCACATGACAATCATGACTACTTAAACATTCTGTTAGCTTCATCTATCTACATACGTACATCTGCTTACCTCAAACTGAAAGCTCAGGCCGAGTTTATTCATGTTGCTGATGAACAAACTGTAGCACAGAATGAGACCTACATTGCTCCCCCACAGTTAATCCTAACCATGGGATGCTTGCTCGCTCCAATCAAACAGTCTGTAAAAGCGAGCGTATCGGAAGCCGCTGACTCATTTGAATGCCTTGGCAACACTGCCATCTCGTCGATATGCGCAGAAGTTTCTGTAACAAAAAATGACCATTGGGTAAAATCTGAGGTTTTATACTTTATGGGCAAATACTCTGAGGCTAAAGAGGAGCTAGGAAATGCTATCGGTAAATCTCTAGAATCTTCTGGGCTTGACTTCTTCTTCAATAAAGTAAAGGAACACGCAGCGAGTATGCCTGATGGCGAATCCTTTGTGCGCAAGAATACTGAGCTTTGCGCATACGTACTGTACTATACTGGGAATTACTGCCGTGCTCTACAGTATTTCATGCACCTCATTGACAGCAATCAAGCATCTACTGAGTTATTCAGATTTCTAGCGGCGCACTGCTACAAAGAGATTGGTAACTGGAAAGATGCTAAAAAGATGCTGCCAAAG GACAAAGAGGATATCACTGCATTAGCTGATTACAGAGATATATCTACAGCATATTTCAACATCGGACAGACATATTTATCATTAGGTGAGCATAGCTCAGCCTTAGAATTTCTGACTATGGCCTTGAATAAGCAGAAATCTGTGCACGGAGAAACTGCtactcattctgatattgctcgcAGCTACCTAGGCATTGGTAATGCACATCATTTTATGGGTGACTATAAAACAGAATTGGAGtattacaccaagtctttggatatgtggaaagctgtgtatggagaaactgctactCATTCTGGTATTGCTACCAGCTACCATAATGTTGGTATTGCATACCAATCGCTTGGCAACTATAGAGAAGCATTAAAGTACTACACAAAGTCATTAGATATgaagaaagctgtgtatggagaaactgctcttcattctgatattgcttgCAGCTACACAGGCCTTGGCAATGTAAATCAATATCTGGGTAACTATAAaaaagcattagaatattacaccaagtctttggatatgtgGAAAGcagtgtatggagaaactgctactCATTCTCATATTGCTAGCAGCTACCTAGGCATTGGTAATGCAAATCACTCCCTGGGCCACTCTGGaaaagcattagaatattacaccaagtctttggatatgtgGAAAGCTGTGCATGGAGAAACTGTTACTCACTATAATATTGCTTACAGCTACAGTTCCATTGGTACTGTATATCACTCACTGGGGTTTTATGGAGtagcattagaatattacaccaagtctttggatatgatgaAAGCTGTGCATGGAGAAACTGCtactcattctgatattgctggCAGCTACTACAATACTGGTAATGCATATTTCTATCTGAGTGACTATACAACAGCATTaaaatattacaccaagtctttggatatgaggaaagctgtgtatggagaaactgctactCATGCTGATATTGCTGACAGCTACAACTGCATTGGTAAAGTAAATAACTCcctgggtgactatagagcAGCATTAAAATATTACACCAAATCTTTAGAGATGAtgaaggctgtgtatggagaaacagctactcattctgatattgctcaCAGCTACAATAATGTTGGTAATGCATATCACTCACTTGGTGAATATAGTTCAGCATTAGATTTTTataccaagtctttggatatgatgaAAATTGTGTATAGAGAAAATTCTGCTCATTCTTACATACAACAAGTCAAGAGAGATATCGAAAGCTTGCCACAAAATATCTAG